A segment of the Burkholderiales bacterium genome:
GATTGAAGGCCGTGGATCGGTCGGGACTCCATCGCGGTTCTTCCTCGCAAGCTGGGAATCCAGAAATTGCATCATCCAGCGATAGCTTGTAACGACTCTGGATTCCCGCTTGCGCGGGAACGACAACGTACAGAGGGCTTGAATTTCCGATACCCGATACCTGTTCCCGCCCTAAAGAATAACCGTCTCATCCGGCAGTTCGTTTTTGCCTCCCGGGCGGGCAGGAAAATGCCGGCGGAGTTCCGCGCTAACTTCCCTGATACCGACGATCACGCCAGCTTCGAAATCGCCGCGCCGAAAGCTTTGTTCCATGTCGGCGCAGATCGCTTTCCAGCGTGCCGCGCCGACGTGCCGATCGATGCCGCGATCGGCGACGATCTCGAAATCGTGATCGGCCAGCAGCAGATAAATCAGCACGCCGTTGTTCTGTTCGGTATCCCACACGCGCAGTTGCGCAAACGCGTCGATCGCGCGTTGGCGCGCGCTGACGCCGGCAAACAGCGGCGCGATGTCAAGGGCGGCTTCGACGGCAAAGCGCAGTTCGCCATCGTGTTCCGCTTCGCCTTCCCTGATCGCCTGTTCGATCGTCGCGAATGCGCCGGGCGCCAGCGTTTTGCGGATCAGCCGATCCGTCGTTGTGAGGTGACGCAACGCGCGTTTTAACGAAGTCGCCATCAGCTTGCTCACCAGCGGCCGGTCGCGCCGCCGCCGCCGAACGAGCCCCCCCCGCCGCCGAATCCTCCTCCCCCAAAACCGCCTCCGCCGCCGCTGCCCCAACCCCCGCCGCCGCTCCACACGCCGGGCAATGCGCCGGAGGTCAGTCCGCGCCGGCTGCCGCCGAGCAAAGTCGCGATAAACGCGATCACGGCACCGACGATCGCGATGAATACGCCGCCGGCGATCAGCCATGCGAGAAAGCCCACGCCGGCACCGGTTGCCGCGGCGCCCGGCAGCCGCCCGAGCATCCCGCGCAGGAACGCGCCGGCAAACGTGGCGCCGACCAGGGCTATGACGAAAACCGATTCCAAGCCTGCACCGCGGCGACCGCCGCCCTGCCCGCGTGCTTGCCTGGGTTCCGGCGGCGGCAACGGTTCGCCCTCGATGACCTTGATCATGCTGTCGACGCCGGCGCCGATGCCGCCGTAAAAATCACCGGCGCGGAACTGCGGAACGATGATGTCGTCGGTGATCCGATTCGCTGTCGCGTCGTTCAGCGCGCCTTCGAGGCCGCGGCCGACTTCGATGCGCACCGCGCGATCGTTTTTCGCTACCAGCAGCAGCGCGCCGTCGTCGGCCTTTTCGCGGCCGAGCTTCCATGCATCGACGACACGGATCGCATATTGCTCGATTGCTTCGGGCGCAGTGGTCGGCACCAGCAGCACCGCGATCTGACTGCCTTTGGCGGCTTCGAACGCCTGCAGCTTCGTTTCCAGCGCCGCGCGCTGTTCGCCCGTCAGCGTTCCGGTCAGATCGGTCACTCGGCTTGCGAGCTTGGGAACAGCGACTTGC
Coding sequences within it:
- a CDS encoding TPM domain-containing protein, with translation MATSLKRALRHLTTTDRLIRKTLAPGAFATIEQAIREGEAEHDGELRFAVEAALDIAPLFAGVSARQRAIDAFAQLRVWDTEQNNGVLIYLLLADHDFEIVADRGIDRHVGAARWKAICADMEQSFRRGDFEAGVIVGIREVSAELRRHFPARPGGKNELPDETVIL
- a CDS encoding TPM domain-containing protein — protein: MVAINVCSAQVAVPKLASRVTDLTGTLTGEQRAALETKLQAFEAAKGSQIAVLLVPTTAPEAIEQYAIRVVDAWKLGREKADDGALLLVAKNDRAVRIEVGRGLEGALNDATANRITDDIIVPQFRAGDFYGGIGAGVDSMIKVIEGEPLPPPEPRQARGQGGGRRGAGLESVFVIALVGATFAGAFLRGMLGRLPGAAATGAGVGFLAWLIAGGVFIAIVGAVIAFIATLLGGSRRGLTSGALPGVWSGGGGWGSGGGGGFGGGGFGGGGGSFGGGGATGRW